From the genome of Diabrotica virgifera virgifera chromosome 8, PGI_DIABVI_V3a:
tgattatgttattcaattttttatgtggaatttaatacgaaaaacccattcattcatgtccaaacaaatgagactgaccttttcctggtgaactgaaaatgtcctcacacaagaccctttcctgctatccttggctgcgatcaaacctcgtcctggcttccagtgatgttctcctttgaaaaactagctcgaatagctctcgttcctgcttttgtcgtgatgctctgttctacctttttcgaaactgctatcagctaccgggacactctgggctcaaggaggttcttttactctcgacctggcctacttctcgttccacgatagatactccacactcacggaactacaccggctttctcactcctcgaacactaccgtctactactcgacttcacttctcgacagctcaaaacattctgatctcactttctcatccattcccctactttctaaatatcccttccagattcacaaatcaatcttccaccaccaactctcattcgtaatattcctcaaaaccaatttttaatctttctaaatatgcttaatggatttcaaaagaaaatatttaattcccattctaaaatactttctaactatttacaaattttaatgacctattctctctttcaaatgagtcttatttagcataggctaatgatcgaaaccttccgcgaaaaacgataatgaactatcaactatttcactgagttttatttagcataggctaatgatcgaccttccgagaagaacgataatggtacgcgtcattcactttgtttatcttaagcacattgttccgagtttcgtacgcttattctaatcacttcttaaaattaaatataacaatttgttgtatacaggttgttctaaatttatatgcccgtggttgagaaaattgaaaatattttatattaaattgaattttgtttataattatttattgtttataattattttcatatcaaatagaataAAACAATATATAAGCTTAGCAAATCCATAAATTCCAAGGACATTATAGGTAGGTACTTGGTTTGCTTACAAATCAAAATGTTTGGTTAGTTTCCTATTCAGCGGAGTTACGGGTTTTGTTACTTACCAACGTACTGTTAAAGTACCACGTATCTGTTAAAGTAATTCAACGTAACTCCGTAACTAAATCTGGAAAACTCCAATAAAGAATTGTATTATGTATATTTATACAAAGAAAAGATTCTACTGATATTAGAATTATatttatattggtgtttttaaaaatataaagtcAGTAAGTCCTACTTTTTcaagtttatttagttttttgttgCTCCTTTAAAAGCAGGATTATGTGAGTTACCTGGTTTATTAATTAGGCCGTCGATAAGCTGTCTtccattttacaaaaagtttagtaaaatccTTTATGAAAGATATATATCTATTATAAAATCCCTTAAAGGGCTATATCACAGAACGTTTTAGAACTAAAATGttcatcatcagtgctgttaACTAGCAGGTTTATaacatgctgagccaccaaaatatgCGCGTAAGGAAaccttaacacgttgacggacagaacatctatagacgtctaatttccattgatggaatgtgacacaacgtctatagacgtggCATTTTTCCCTATTGTACtatgcaaaatacatatagtgccACAagacttgcttatacatttgacgcactgtccgtcaaagTGTTAAGGGCCTCGATATACAAAGAAGGTAATAACAGGGTCAATGCTCCCATCCAACTGCccattattacccctggttttattccaggtactcattttattcaaaCTGAGTCGACCTGGGAAATGTATACATTTTTAGGAATGactagatcaggggtgggcaaatacttttaagcgcgggtcAAAATGAAATTtccaaaatgtctcccgggccggaggactataacGCGTAAGTAGGCACACTTCCCGCGAATTTTTTGGTGGAGTTTTCTCCCTGTTCAAGAAGTTTTTTTGACAAATATACTATCATTACTAGTAtgattttaaagcatttggacaaagaaatttgactgttaataatagataatagtaataataaattattgtcTTACTTGGGTGTACATGCAAACAATAATTTATGCCCGCTAAAATATATtacataatttttaaagaaatatgatccgttatattatattatattaagtCATAATAAATCCagataaaaaagaagatatttaacaAGTGGGCAAAATGAAAACTCTTTTCTAGTCTGGATTACGAAAGATttaaatccgaaatcagaaattcgatcaagtaGAGAGCAATCAAGATTAGCCTTTTTGAAGATGTAACCAAAGAGTAACcttgagtaaccaaagactcgaTCTGCAAATCCGTTATCGGATGGTAAAAtcttatatccactctattcttctttatagtgccgaagcttggactgttaatgtggacttaatgagaaagctggaagcttttgcgACGTGgttttttaggagaattttgaaaataccacgGGCCGATCATATTATGAACTATATTATAGTGTTGTACAGAATAGGAAGAGATAGAGAatttttgaccaccattaaaaggagaaaggcAGCATATTGGGGACatatacttaaaaatgattagtacgagttgttgcagctgattatgaGAGATAGAATAGAAGGAGAAACCGGTCCGGGTAGTCGATAAATAATATCCTGATTAAAAAAGAGCAGAAGCGACAGCTGACGCTTTTAAGAAcagcagaagatagagacgaattcgcaatggttatagccaaccttcgttagtggagtcggcactaaaagaagaagaatattaaaatAATGGTCATTAAATAAGTCAGTTAATGAAAGATTTTATTTTGCTATTTCTTTATAGCTTAACGATTTCtacaaattaatttaaaatgatGTTATACGCACACTAATACTAAGagaataacaaaaattgcctGTTGGAATGTTCAATGGGCCGGATATAATAAacaaaagggccggatccggcccgcgggaCTGCTTTTACCCACCCCTCGTCTAGATTTTCTCCGACGCTGGGTTTTCATCCCCGGCCTTAtgcgtggaagtcagacatcctACTGCCTAAGCTACTCGGCCCAATTCCCAACTAAAATGTTTTGTATGTTActttttttaagtataatttgaATGATATTTAATCGATTTGTTGATGATGATTGTTTGATTTAATACCTATTcctatttgttttttgtctaaTTTGTTAAAATTGTTTGTTTAATACCATAatctaaaatattatttactattttagcaTCAGCGAGAACGATCAGCAATAAATGGGAGTCCGGGAATAATCAAGATGATCTACCAACTTCTATAGTAACTAATCCACCTGATCCAGCGACTGATTCTTCATCTGTTTCACCTTCGGATTCTCCACCTGAGCCAGTAACAGATTCATCATCTACTGCACCTACAGATTCTCCACCTGACCCAGCTACTAATCAATCATCTACTGCACCTACAGATTCTCCACCTGCGCCAGTAACAGATTCATCATCTACTGCACCTACAGATTCTCCACCTGACCCAGCAACTGATTCCGCATCTACTGCACCTACAGATTCTCCACCTGAGCCAGTAACTGATTCATCATCTACTGCACCTACAGATTCTCCACCTGACCCAGCAACTGATCCATCATCCACTGCACCTACTGATTCTCCACCTGAGCCAGTAACAGATTCATCATCTACTGCACCTACAGATTCTCCACCTGACCCAGCTACTGATTCATCATCTACTGCACCTACAGATTCTTCACCTGAGCCAGTAACTGATTCATCATCTACTGCACCTACAGATTCTCCACCTGACCCAGCAACTGATCCATCATCTACTGCACCTACAGATTCTACATCTGAGCCAGTAACAGATTCATCATCTACTGCACCTACAGATTCTCCACCTGACCCAGCAACTGATTCATCATCTACAGCACCTACAAATTCTCCACCTGAGCCAGTAACAGATTCATCATCTACTGCACCTACAGATTCTCCACCTGGCCCAGCTACTGATTCATCATCTACTGCACCTACAGATTCTTCACCTGAGCCAGTAACTGATTCATCATCTACTGCACCTACAGATTCTCCACCTGACCCAGCAACTGATCCATCATCTACTGCACCTACAGATTCTACATCTGAGCCAGTAACAGATTCATCATCTACTGCACCTACAGATTCTCCACCTGACCCAGCAACTGATTCATCATCTACAGCACCTACAAATTCTCCACCTGAGCCAGTAACAGATTCATCATCTACTGCACCTACAGATTCTCCACCTGGCCCAGCTACTGATTCATCATCTACTGCACCTACAGATTCTTCACCTGAGCCAGTAACTGATTCATCATCTACTGCACCTACAGATTCTCCACCTGACCCAGCAACTGATTCATCATCTACAGCACCTACAGATTCTCCACCTGAGCCAGTAACAGATTCATCATCTACTGCACCTACAGATTCTCCACCTGAGCCAGTAACAGACTCATCATCTACTGCACCTACAGATTCTCCACCTGAGCCAGTAACAGATTCATCATCTACTGCACCTACAGATTCTCCACCTGAGCCAGTAACAGATTCATCATCTACTGCGCCTACAGATTCTCCACCTGATCCAGTAACAGATTCATCATCTACTGCACCTACAGATTCTCCACCTGACCCAGCAACTGATCCATCATCTACTGCACCTACAGATACTCCACCTGAGCCAGTAACAGATTCATCATCTACTGCACCTACATATTCTCCACCTGAGCCAATAACAGATTCATCATCTACTGCACCTACAGATTCTCCACCTGAGCCAGTAACAGATTCATCATCTACAGCACCTACAGATTCTCCACCTGAGCCAGTAACAGATTCATCATCTACTGCACCTACCGATTCTCCACCTGACCCAGCAACTGATCCATCATCTACTGCACCTACAGATTCTCCACCAGAGCCAGTAACAGATTCATCATCTACTGCACCTACAGATTCTCCACCTGACCCAGCAACTGATTCATCATCTACAGCACCTACAGATTCTCCACCTGAGCCAGTAACATATTCATCATCTACTGCACCTACAGATTCTCCACCTGAGCCAGTAACAGATTCATCATCTACTGCACCTACAGATTCTCCACCTGAGCCAGTAACAGATTCATCATCTACTGCACCTACAGATTCTCCACCTAAGCCAGTAACAGATTCATCATCTACTGCTCCTACAGATTCTCCACCTGAGCCAGTAACTGATTCATCATCTACTGCACCTACAGATTCTCCACCTGAGCCAGTTACAGATTCATCACCTACTGCACCTACAGATTCTCCACCTGACCCAGCAACTGATTCATCATCTACTGCACCTACAGATTCTCCACCTGAGCCAGTAACAGATTCATCACCTACTGCACCTACAGATTCTCCACCTGACCCAGCAACTGATTCATCATCTACTGCACCTACAGATTCTCCACCTGACCCAGCAACTGATTCATCATCTACTGCACCTACAGATTCTCCACCTGAGCCAGTAACTGATTCATCATCTGTTTCACCTACAGATTCTCCACCTGAGCCAGCAACGGATTCATCATCTGCTTCACCTACAGATTATCCATCTGACTCAACAACTGCTTCCTCTGGTTCATCAACAGATTTATCAAGTGACTCAACTGGTGCAACACCTGAGTCAACTACGAAAGGTTCAGCTGCAAGTTTATTTGCAGGCACGAATTATTTGATGGCTACATTTGTTATTGTGATTATAAATTACTTCTTAATCTAAGTTAgatcaattttaaatatttttgtatctATGCACGATTGTAAATAAATATGGCTGTAAAGTGCATTcgaataaaattttaatttttgtagtattaattttgtaaataaaatattatttttatataaagaaATTAAGTTGATAATAATTGTTGGAATCGATCAATATTAAATAAACACTTAACAcgtatattaaacaaaaattaggTGCGAATATGGATTTGGGGCTGACGATAGCGGACCTGCAAGAAATGCACTGCAGGCGGGTGCCCATGCCTTTCTGCtgatagaccggtctagttagactcaaaaataggagtgaggctacaataattaccatcaagctgaaaattggcaggattgttcaaaataccatcataaattaaatctaaaaagtcctcataaatccgacccctgctaaaaaatttacgcggggtcaaaggtcaccaaatatggtttttagcgattttcagcgaaacggtaagttttatcgtaaaattagttctaacaaaaaatgtagattagataattatctataaaaaatatcttaatagtttttttcctaagagtcactgtttttgagatacaacgattcaaagagttgacagacttctaatcgtcataataatatatgtattagtacaccaggtgTATACATCattgaagctgtaatacaagtaaacataatattctacggtcaacttaacttatattacacataataatataagattataaatatgataatgtttctactatacagcttgcggtctaccgagggatgcaatccataagctgtattatattacagtgccaacaaaaaaaatctttacaaagtgaatgtaacgcgaaaataataagaattatttgaattttacggcttaatcccaacaaaaatacacaacaaaatacaacacatgacaaagtattaacttataataattctttttatttatgcgccttagttcaatttgtaaagatgggttttgtcggaataaacacgttcgtcggctaatctaatcaccctacctattcttttctcagaagggtttgaacataataatgaaagacaactttctaggcataatgtttattgctaagtactaataaatacttatgcaaattacaccgtaattttcctgggtggcgaaatccttcaggtagatgacaccctcgagaTATTAActagtcttgagtactactccggagtgaaaatacgtgttaaaatatattttttatcgtgtatttcgtgttattttcattgttataacaaaaatgtcagaatattgttttatttgcgctAAAATTTTAACTGAAGGTGAAATTGTTACCGTTGAACGTGGTATAAAAACATTAATCAATGCAAGTACTGAAAGAGCTGATGGATTTTTAGAATTTCTTAAACAGCAGAAATCTGTGACCATACATGTGGAGTGTCGTAAAAGTTATACTCGAAATTGTTCTATTGCTGCAGCTATTAAAAGACAATATGAAAAACAAGAAGCCAGTACATCGACCAAAAGTCCTCCTCTTACTAGAGCACGTGTAAGTGAACcagctttttgttttaaaaaacaatGCTTATTTTGCGGCCAGGAATGTAATGAAGAGCGTGAAAAAAAAATGGCCATCTCTgctctctctatgtatggagcgcctaagaaaactacgtgcttagataagtttcgatatgcatgtttttttaaaagtactcgaaacaaaaaacaagtgcagttatcttgtcttcctccaacctcagcggctgctcatcaacatctttttcgggtatattaccaagttcaagtgtggcttggttatcagctagatccaaaagactggggatggaaattagtcgacagttcattagaaccaattcaaactttactcccccctgcgccggaaaaactcctgaacacaattttttgcaactgtaaaaagggatgtagcgctaaatgtggttgcaaaaaagttggactgttttgtccggtagcatgcactaattgtcaaaaccggtcgtgctccaatgttgaatcaccaacaattgaggattcatttgattctatcgaggagccatggcGATGTGTTATTTTTGgaacaatttacttgcacccaggatgaacaagaagaagaagaagaagaagaagaagaactagaagatgaagaagaggaagaagaacaatgagaagaagaacaagggaagcagaagtattagaaaattatgaaccagtttgataaatttccctttttttaatttataccgctttatataaagtttaatcatttttaacccttgccaatatcaattattaaatagctttaaattaaacagaatcataacagatccgtggaataggcatactggggaaaccacgttaaaaaaacgcgctaagtacactacctcaaaggtggtgtggaaacgtgtgcgcatattatgacgattaccactttttgaatcgttatatctcaaaaacggtggctcccatgaaaaaaagtaataaggcattttttatagataattatctaatctacattttttgttagcactaattttatcataaaacttaccgtttcgctgaaaatcgctaaaaaccatatttggtgacctttgaccccgcgtaaaatttttagcaggggtcggatttatgaggactttttagatttaatttatgatggtatttttaacaatcctgccaattttcggcttgatggtaatttttgtagcctcggatgcgtaagttgaccggagtatgaTGTTATACAAAATGCTAACTTAAAAAAATCCGAAAGGAGTCTATGCTACTTTTGCAGGCGGGTACCTTATACCTTAGCGCCGAAACTGTATGGACTgacagttatttttttttaattgtcattTTTAACCTGTCATTTGTTAAATTTAATAACTTGCCGATATTGTGtgcattactttttttttattttagcttaACGTGTCTCGACAACATAGGTCACTGACACAGGTACAATTTTACTACATTACATTACAATAAAAGGAAAATTACATCTCAATACAATTACATTACAATAGatagaaaaacattttaaatacaTAATCAAAATTTCTAAACTATAATATATGTATCTTTTTCTAGATTTCGTGGTATAGCCTGGTGTCATAAAGGTAGTCAATAATGAGTTGAAATTGATCTACCGAACTGAGAATATTTTGTAGGTTAAGATTCAAATTATGCTTTTTTCTATTATTGTAGAAATAGGGACAGTCTATGCAAATATGTTTAACAGATAGAGTGTTACCACAGTGTGTACATGTAGGTGGATCTTGGGAAGTCATCAAATATTTATGAGTCAACCTTGTATGGGCTATTCTAAGTCGTcgaattaaaattttgtttttccgtGTCATGGAAGGAAACTCAAGTTTTTTTATAGATGGATCACGAAGCTTGGAAGGAATTTTGTTTCAGTAATCTTGCCAAGATATTAGGATAGTATTTTTAAAAAACGACTGTAGATCCGTATGTAATTGTAAGTTTTCAGTTTCCTCATTAGAAGAAGAGACTTGTTTAGCAAAGTGGTCGGCGAGTTCGTTACCAGGGATTCCCACATGAGACGGAATCCAGATCATGGTTATGGATACTCCCAGTGAGATTAGACTATCGAAAGAGTTTTGGATAGCTTGGACCAACGGATGTACGGTATACATACTTTTTAGAGAATGGATAGACGCTGAAGAGTCGGTACATATTGCTACTTTTTTACGTCCTGGAGATAGCGAGTTTGCGGCTTGGAGGATAGAGAATAATTCAGCTGTATGTATGCAACAAAAGAGCGGAAGATTGCAGGATTTGATTAGATCTGTGTTTGAGGTTACCGCACATCCAAGAGCTATTGGGCTCTTAGAAGCATCTGTATATAGAATTTGGTCGAATTTATTGTTAGCAATTAATTCGTTAAAGGTATGTCTTAGAATTTGTGGATTGGTTTGATGCTTATCATAATTAGTTAACGTGAGATTAAAATTTGCTATCGATTTACTCCAGGGAGAGACATATTGTGGCAAAGATTGAAGTTTAATTGTAGAAGCAGAGTTTAAAAGGTCAGTTTTTAATAACTTATGGGCGGGATTTTCAGTATTAGCAGATATTCGAGACGAATATTTCAAAAGGAGTTGCCGTCGACGCACATAGGGGTATTTTGCCAATCTAGGCGGTCATAATTATTTCTTTCGATTTTATTATTCTAAAATGATTTCCTAATTGAATTAAGCTATAGAGAGTGTTTTACAACATATATATAAGTAGAATATGAGTCACTAAAACGAGACAGACGCACTGCGCATGCGCCGGTACAGTCCCAGACAATGTCGGTAAGCATTGGATCTGCATTACCGGCCAACACGTAACTTAGCATGGTTCAGAACCTTTTAGTCAAGACCGAAACCATAGCTGACTTTATGACGTCATATATGACGTTATGACGTCACACTACTTTGTACttccttttttaatttttattagccGCGCAGTCccggaatatattaaaaaatagtaGGTTCTAGGTTCTGAACCATGCTAAGTTACGTGTTGGCCGGTAATGCAGATCTAATGCTTACCGACATTGTCTGGGACTGTGCCGGCGCATGCGCAGTGCGTCTGTCTCGTTTTAGTGACCCATATTCtactacatatacagggtgtttggtaaagaatgggccatagcttaacctcaggttcctgaggttaaaatagaccgatttaagctaactcaccttagtacaaagtttataataaccgagatacagggtgtcaaagttaaactttttttttatttattattgaatatttcctgacaggaatgagataacaacatgaaatttggtatataggggttttttgggtcgagaaaactaaattccttaccaaaaattatgtattgcccagagggcgccacatacgcctttcagcactaatttattacgttcaattttttttatccctcactctgtataattttgacattaaaatttttattctcctattagttttacttaaaaaaggtatacttttttcatctccctaaactcaaccgttttcgagataaacgcattttaaatctgcgatacaccatcatttttagcataatagcattgtagttacacccgaaaaataacttaaaaccataataattatgccaattctcaaatttatgtcattgcatcgcaaattcaaTTTGAaggaatttgcgatacatttttggataattttatggttttaagttatctTAACGTTATCTCACGTAAACGTAAtctaaatttttaatataaatatgtgtAATTTCCTTGTTTCATGATTTTTTGCCCATAAGTCAAGAAAGTGCGAATATGGGCGGCTGATTTGATAATTATTATGATGTACAAATTCATatcttccaattaaaaaaaatacaacaaccGGATCTCACCCTAAAGTATAACAAAAACCTTTTGATGTGTTAAAATGTGGTCgaaactttaaaatatttaaacccCGTTTTCaaacatccaaaatattattaatacatcAACAAATAAAACAATAAGTACATGAAAAGTAGGTGTTCTTCCCCGCTTGTTCTAGATccataactgtatttttttaacaacaaacacttgatatttttttttattacttgcACTTGCACTTGCACCAAACAGCTGAGAAAGATACATACACCTGTAGCGACAAGGTCAAACTCCGACTAAAGCTACGGCACTGGTGCAACTTATTACACAACGGAAAAGGTCGCCTTGTGTTCTCTATTTATTTAACTTCACGAGTATCCGGTTTTTTTCTACCGCTTTGAGTTTTGAAAAATGGACTTTTGACCGGCTAGATCGTTTAAATACCCCTATGTGCGACGTAACCAGAGGGGAAGTTCATTAGCTTCTCTATATAAACTCTCTGCTGGGCTCGACCTGAAAGCTCCAAGGCAAATTCGAAGTGCAGTGTTAtgtacagaattaagaagttttAAATCAGATGGACTAGCTGACATATAAATAAAACTACAGTAGTCTATTTTAGAACGAATAAAACATCTATAAATCTTAAGAAGGGAGTCTTCATCTGCGCCCCAATGATGATTGGACAGAGTTTTTAGTATATTTAGATAAGTCAtgtgaatatttttaaaaatatcgatgttATATTATATTAGCTGCTTTTATGAGGCTATTAACCGTTTTGGTCTTCGAATTCCTGGTTCAAATAAACACAGTATAGGTGGGCAAGCAaactaaggccgatgccacattatgcgttttgaccggatgcgtttccgccgcatccggtgaaaacgcatagtgtgacagatcggtccggttgcgttggaaacggatgcgttttgagtcatcggtacgcgcttacaaactgcaccagactaaacgcatagtgtgacaggtcgatccggttgcgttggaaacggatgcgttttcaacgcatccggtcaaaacgcataatgtggcatcggcctaagagagtcattaatattcagggccggatttaaggggtggcaggctgggcagcttcccggggcccccacattccGGGGGCCCCCAAAGCctcaaacgcaaaaaatattAGCAAATTGTTCacatataattatttttgttttatacaaACACTTGTGCCGTctactctctaaatttagttgcaaaagctgCAGCTGAGTGTTGTTCTGCTGCTACAGCATTATCTGATTTCTTAGAGGAACTATCTATATGtattttcacttcctctacatatagatcCAACTTGTTAATCAAATGTTTAAAAGCTCCTTTAAGCGACAGCAACGCAGAGCGTGgagaaatattattgttcctaaaagagtaaatactactagatggttaTCCAGAAGTGATACCGCAAAAGCACTAGTTATAGATTATAATCATACTAAAGTAGACttatccaaaatttcagaagcaacaatttaaaactccTAGCGATACAAATTgtttgtataatcgaatgtgCTTACTGTaaacaggaatatttgcaatattttggaatgaaatcttagagaAAACAAACATTTCAAGtcgtattctccaagatccaaatattgccGTTAAATTAGGAGTGgcagcacttagatcacttaaagAATTTATACAGTcaagacctggcaatttcaaaaCATATGAGATGCGAGGCGCGATGGTAAGCAGAAGTCAATACTATTCGGCACATAGAAATTGACTATGGAATATTCGACTGACTCCACTGGATTATGAAACATTTTATGAGACTGAAATGACATCATAGAAATTTAGGACTCAGAATTTTATCGCTATTATAGATCACCTCATTACCTCTTTAAGTCAGAGGCTTTCTGCATATAAAtacattcattccaattttggatttttatatCATTTAGATATATTTTGGTCATGCATATATGTacaatattttggccatgttatgcgacacccagagagatataatatacttcatttaataatacaaggcaaggtagacggaagaaaggggcaggtcgaagaagaacgtcatggcttaaaaacctgagagaatggtttaacagatgcTCTatatcccttttccgagctgccgtgaacaaaattactatagccaatgcTCGATAATcaagcacggcacatgaagaagaagacatcatTTAGCTTCAGAGCTATCAAAGCTTAGGTACTGACATCtgtagcaatgatttagatgaaatCCTAGGTGTCGAACTAATACAATTTAAATGTACCGATTGTTAGAAGAAAATAATGTGAATGATGCGtttccaaatgttgaggtgaTACTTCGTTTATATTTCTGATA
Proteins encoded in this window:
- the LOC114336647 gene encoding mucin-4 isoform X17; translated protein: MKLTGACFLIVALCAINASARTISNKWESGNNQDDLPTSIVTNPPDPATDSSSVSPSDSPPEPVTDSSSTAPTDSPPEPVTDSSSTAPTDSPPDPATDPSSTAPTDSPPEPVTDSSSTAPTDSPPDPATDSSSTAPTDSSPEPVTDSSSTAPTDSPPDPATDPSSTAPTDSTSEPVTDSSSTAPTDSPPDPATDSSSTAPTNSPPEPVTDSSSTAPTDSPPGPATDSSSTAPTDSSPEPVTDSSSTAPTDSPPDPATDPSSTAPTDSTSEPVTDSSSTAPTDSPPDPATDSSSTAPTNSPPEPVTDSSSTAPTDSPPGPATDSSSTAPTDSSPEPVTDSSSTAPTDSPPDPATDSSSTAPTDSPPEPVTDSSSTAPTDSPPEPVTDSSSTAPTDSPPEPVTDSSSTAPTDSPPEPVTDSSSTAPTDSPPDPVTDSSSTAPTDSPPDPATDPSSTAPTDTPPEPVTDSSSTAPTYSPPEPITDSSSTAPTDSPPEPVTDSSSTAPTDSPPEPVTDSSSTAPTDSPPDPATDPSSTAPTDSPPEPVTDSSSTAPTDSPPDPATDSSSTAPTDSPPEPVTYSSSTAPTDSPPEPVTDSSSTAPTDSPPEPVTDSSSTAPTDSPPKPVTDSSSTAPTDSPPEPVTDSSSTAPTDSPPDPATDSSSTAPTDSPPEPVTDSSPTAPTDSPPDPATDSSSTAPTDSPPDPATDSSSTAPTDSPPEPVTDSSSVSPTDSPPEPATDSSSASPTDYPSDSTTASSGSSTDLSSDSTGATPESTTKGSAASLFAGTNYLMATFVIVIINYFLI
- the LOC114336647 gene encoding mucin-4 isoform X6; the protein is MKLTGVCFLIVAFCAINASARTISNKWESGNNQDDLPTSIVTNPPDPATDSSSVSPSDSPPEPVTDSSSTAPTDSPPDPATNQSSTAPTDSPPAPVTDSSSTAPTDSPPEPVTDSSSTAPTDSPPDPATDPSSTAPTDSPPEPVTDSSSTAPTDSPPDPATDSSSTAPTDSSPEPVTDSSSTAPTDSPPDPATDPSSTAPTDSTSEPVTDSSSTAPTDSPPDPATDSSSTAPTNSPPEPVTDSSSTAPTDSPPGPATDSSSTAPTDSSPEPVTDSSSTAPTDSPPDPATDPSSTAPTDSTSEPVTDSSSTAPTDSPPDPATDSSSTAPTNSPPEPVTDSSSTAPTDSPPGPATDSSSTAPTDSSPEPVTDSSSTAPTDSPPDPATDSSSTAPTDSPPEPVTDSSSTAPTDSPPEPVTDSSSTAPTDSPPEPVTDSSSTAPTDSPPEPVTDSSSTAPTDSPPDPVTDSSSTAPTDSPPDPATDPSSTAPTDTPPEPVTDSSSTAPTYSPPEPITDSSSTAPTDSPPEPVTDSSSTAPTDSPPEPVTDSSSTAPTDSPPDPATDPSSTAPTDSPPEPVTDSSSTAPTDSPPDPATDSSSTAPTDSPPEPVTYSSSTAPTDSPPEPVTDSSSTAPTDSPPEPVTDSSSTAPTDSPPKPVTDSSSTAPTDSPPEPVTDSSSTAPTDSPPDPATDSSSTAPTDSPPEPVTDSSPTAPTDSPPDPATDSSSTAPTDSPPDPATDSSSTAPTDSPPEPVTDSSSVSPTDSPPEPATDSSSASPTDYPSDSTTASSGSSTDLSSDSTGATPESTTKGSAASLFAGTNYLMATFVIVIINYFLI